A region from the Clavibacter sp. A6099 genome encodes:
- a CDS encoding MinD/ParA family ATP-binding protein, translated as MTDAPTVPAFPRIDATITPTADGRATGVLTVNGVATPFAEAAEDEIRRGILMSVRGTALQMQRAVRLTTRDRFGSQALAVAPDGLIEALSELDRADAIAAPAAVDPAPAVPAPVSAAAPMTAGGPASASASSASAATAPAATAQAASAHPFAPADPPLTRRAARQSFLTREEVEEPASQGMRGALTRVGIRMSPSEAERREREWTRLVSQHWPGPRTVAVVNGKGGVGKTMTTICLSSVFARHGGAGVLAWDNNQTRGTLGWSTEQGPHDASILDLLPQVDRLLGTGAQSADLAHFVHHQTRDRYDVLRSKPEVLATQQRFDDTTVDLIHAVAAKFYRLVLIDSGNDETDPMWLRAIERADQIVVPTIGEAKAAESAALLIEGLAERGGHFAELAERAVVVVSAHKHDLREAEVDKIATGFGSLARDVVTIPYDPALGADVLNYGALRAQTQRAWLSAGAAVARGL; from the coding sequence ATGACCGACGCCCCGACCGTGCCCGCCTTCCCCCGCATCGACGCCACCATCACGCCCACGGCCGACGGCCGGGCCACCGGGGTCCTCACCGTCAACGGCGTCGCGACGCCGTTCGCGGAGGCGGCGGAGGACGAGATCCGCCGCGGCATCCTGATGAGCGTGCGCGGCACGGCGCTGCAGATGCAGCGGGCGGTGCGCCTCACCACGCGCGACCGCTTCGGATCCCAGGCGCTCGCCGTGGCTCCCGACGGGCTCATCGAGGCGCTGAGCGAGCTCGACCGGGCGGACGCGATCGCGGCACCCGCTGCCGTCGACCCCGCGCCGGCTGTCCCTGCTCCTGTCTCGGCCGCGGCCCCGATGACCGCGGGCGGGCCTGCGTCCGCGTCGGCTTCATCCGCATCGGCTGCGACCGCGCCGGCTGCGACCGCGCAGGCCGCGAGCGCGCATCCCTTCGCACCCGCGGATCCGCCGCTCACCCGCCGCGCCGCCCGTCAGTCCTTCCTCACGCGCGAGGAGGTGGAGGAGCCGGCGTCGCAGGGCATGCGTGGCGCGCTGACCCGCGTCGGGATCCGCATGTCGCCGTCCGAGGCCGAGCGCCGCGAGCGCGAGTGGACCCGCCTCGTCAGCCAGCACTGGCCAGGGCCCCGCACGGTCGCGGTCGTCAACGGCAAGGGCGGGGTCGGCAAGACCATGACCACCATCTGCCTGTCGTCCGTCTTCGCGCGGCACGGCGGCGCGGGCGTGCTCGCCTGGGACAACAACCAGACGCGCGGCACCCTCGGCTGGAGCACCGAGCAGGGCCCGCACGACGCGAGCATCCTCGACCTCCTGCCGCAGGTCGACCGGCTCCTCGGCACCGGCGCGCAGTCCGCCGACCTCGCCCACTTCGTCCACCACCAGACCCGCGACCGCTACGACGTGCTCCGCTCGAAGCCCGAGGTGCTCGCCACGCAGCAGCGCTTCGACGACACCACGGTGGATCTCATCCACGCGGTCGCCGCGAAGTTCTACCGGCTGGTGCTCATCGACTCGGGCAACGACGAGACCGACCCGATGTGGCTGCGCGCCATCGAGCGCGCCGACCAGATCGTGGTGCCGACCATCGGCGAGGCCAAGGCGGCGGAGTCGGCGGCCCTGCTGATCGAGGGGCTCGCCGAGCGCGGCGGCCACTTCGCGGAGCTCGCCGAGCGCGCGGTCGTGGTGGTCAGCGCGCACAAGCACGACCTGCGCGAGGCGGAGGTCGACAAGATCGCCACGGGCTTCGGATCCCTCGCCCGCGACGTCGTGACCATCCCGTACGACCCCGCCCTCGGCGCGGACGTCCTCAACTACGGGGCCCTCCGCGCGCAGACGCAGCGGGCCTGGCTCTCCGCGGGCGCCGCCGTGGCGCGCGGCCTCTGA
- a CDS encoding DUF6668 family protein codes for MSDSGNPWVVGAPAVVDAPASDTPPLTRRERLRGPRAPQPATVAAPAAADRLPVRRADGTAELWWVGAHGGAGETTLARLAPGSRAAGRAWPAPVAGSPTSRVVVVARTDHSGLLAAQRVAREWASGQVAGLVDLVGLVLVADAPGRRPKELRQLEQLVAGGYPRAWTLPWIDAWRLGPADPADMGREHQRLLADLQLTASPR; via the coding sequence ATGAGCGACAGCGGCAATCCATGGGTGGTCGGCGCGCCCGCGGTCGTCGACGCACCCGCATCCGACACCCCTCCCCTCACCCGCCGCGAGCGCCTCCGCGGACCCCGCGCACCCCAGCCGGCCACCGTCGCCGCGCCCGCAGCGGCCGACCGCCTGCCCGTCCGCCGCGCGGACGGGACCGCCGAGCTCTGGTGGGTCGGCGCCCACGGCGGTGCTGGCGAGACGACACTCGCGCGCCTCGCTCCCGGATCCCGCGCCGCCGGCCGCGCCTGGCCCGCGCCTGTCGCCGGATCGCCCACCTCGCGCGTGGTCGTGGTCGCCCGCACCGACCACTCCGGCCTCCTCGCGGCGCAGCGCGTCGCCCGCGAGTGGGCCTCGGGCCAGGTCGCCGGCCTCGTCGACCTCGTCGGCCTCGTGCTCGTCGCGGATGCGCCGGGCCGCCGCCCCAAGGAGCTCCGCCAGCTCGAGCAGCTCGTCGCCGGCGGCTACCCGCGCGCGTGGACGCTGCCGTGGATCGACGCGTGGCGCCTCGGCCCCGCGGATCCCGCCGACATGGGCCGCGAGCACCAGCGGCTCCTCGCCGACCTGCAGCTCACCGCTTCCCCCCGCTGA
- a CDS encoding type IV secretion system protein, with product MSCGFGDLVGCGTDAIASAIEQGAKNTLEQLMDAALETFGKVVASLGTMWVYIPGPQFTKGEGSTVGYEPNSTVTGDFDTLLGYVAWIGLVVAVLSIIGFAILYMRARSSETGMDALGRLGLVLGGVFLITSASSLVAWVIPKTAPDGSTTAVGFLQNSTWFVVLAMAVGSVILAGIRLAWTQRAEPVRELLRSLVTLVMVSTIGLTVIQLAVRLGDAFAVGVLNAATKCDVADVGGNCFGSNIALMMQLTAQSPLGTIGVLILALIAILISYVQIAMMIVRSAMLVLLAGILPLTASFTNTPTGNQWFRKSLGWLTAFILYKPAAALVYAAAFRLIGTDLFAKDGQGIWAVLTGVALMLIALIALPALMRFIAPMVAPAGGVSGAAVAGAVMGGAGEAASGAIKQAGSMATRSNGGGGGGGGGGSASGPSGAANASAGARSGTAAKGAAAGAKAGAGASGAAAGGAAGGAAAAGAAVAGPVGLAALGVAKLAEGAKKAAHATRGAVEDAAGEGPSGAR from the coding sequence ATGTCCTGCGGGTTCGGCGATCTGGTGGGCTGCGGGACCGATGCGATCGCATCGGCCATCGAGCAAGGCGCGAAGAACACGCTCGAACAGCTGATGGACGCCGCGCTCGAGACCTTCGGCAAGGTCGTCGCATCCCTCGGCACCATGTGGGTCTACATACCGGGGCCGCAGTTCACGAAGGGCGAGGGCTCGACCGTCGGCTACGAGCCGAACTCGACCGTCACGGGCGACTTCGACACGCTGCTCGGGTACGTCGCGTGGATCGGGCTCGTCGTGGCCGTCCTCTCGATCATCGGGTTCGCGATCCTCTACATGCGCGCCCGATCCTCGGAGACGGGCATGGACGCCCTCGGGCGGCTCGGGCTGGTGCTCGGCGGCGTCTTCCTCATCACCAGCGCGTCATCCCTGGTCGCCTGGGTCATTCCGAAGACGGCTCCGGACGGATCCACCACAGCCGTGGGTTTCTTGCAGAACTCGACGTGGTTCGTCGTCCTCGCGATGGCGGTCGGGTCGGTGATCCTCGCGGGGATCCGGCTGGCGTGGACGCAGCGGGCGGAGCCGGTCCGCGAGCTGCTCCGGTCCCTGGTCACCCTCGTGATGGTCTCCACCATCGGGCTCACGGTGATCCAGCTGGCCGTCCGGCTCGGTGACGCCTTCGCGGTCGGCGTGCTGAACGCGGCGACCAAGTGCGATGTGGCGGACGTCGGCGGCAACTGCTTCGGCAGCAACATCGCGCTCATGATGCAGCTCACCGCGCAGTCGCCCTTGGGGACGATCGGCGTCCTGATCCTCGCCCTCATCGCGATCCTCATCTCGTACGTGCAGATCGCCATGATGATCGTCCGGTCGGCGATGCTCGTCCTCCTCGCCGGGATCCTGCCGCTCACCGCGAGCTTCACGAACACGCCGACGGGGAACCAGTGGTTCCGCAAGTCGCTCGGATGGCTGACCGCGTTCATCCTCTACAAGCCGGCAGCCGCCCTCGTCTACGCCGCCGCGTTCCGCCTCATCGGCACCGACCTGTTCGCGAAGGACGGGCAGGGCATTTGGGCCGTGCTCACCGGGGTCGCGCTCATGCTCATCGCGCTGATCGCGCTGCCCGCGCTCATGCGGTTCATCGCGCCGATGGTCGCGCCAGCGGGCGGGGTGTCGGGCGCTGCGGTGGCCGGCGCGGTGATGGGCGGGGCCGGCGAGGCGGCGTCCGGGGCGATCAAGCAGGCCGGATCCATGGCGACCAGGTCGAACGGCGGCGGTGGCGGCGGCGGCGGCGGCGGATCCGCTTCCGGTCCCTCCGGAGCAGCCAACGCCAGCGCCGGCGCACGCAGCGGCACCGCCGCCAAGGGCGCAGCTGCCGGAGCGAAGGCCGGCGCCGGCGCGAGCGGCGCGGCAGCGGGCGGCGCCGCAGGCGGTGCGGCCGCCGCGGGAGCCGCGGTCGCGGGCCCCGTCGGGCTCGCCGCGCTCGGCGTCGCGAAGCTCGCCGAGGGCGCCAAGAAGGCCGCGCACGCCACCAGGGGCGCCGTCGAGGACGCCGCGGGAGAGGGCCCCTCGGGGGCCAGGTAG
- a CDS encoding SCO6880 family protein, with the protein MSAIEGRATARTYGNWRKPRTRGVGGLGMFPTMFGFAGAVMVIIVATNKGLVAGVITAAVFAGVLAAVAVKDKHGESGMIRIMNRAGWLFARNRGAHLYRSGPLGFAEWGTAQLPGLAAGSRLTEWKDSYGRPFALIEVPSTNDFTVVLGAEPDGSALVDQEQVDIWVAEWGSWLEALADEPGLVAASVTLETAPDTGTRLASEVLGRIDDRGSAFSKSVLRKIVATYPAGAATIKAYVAITFAGAARTGAARRSPEEMGRELAYRLPGLTSGLSSTGAGAARPLTAQDLCEVVRIAYDPAAAILIDQANSAGQATELYWPEVGPTAHQAAWDSYRHDSALSVSWMMSQAPRGNVGESILSRLLAPHRHIARKRVTMLYRPIDPARAAAIVEADKRDAEFLVGSTKNPTGRSRKDVIAAFANESEESGGAGLVNFGMVVTATVQDPATIEDARAAVDSLSAQARIRLRVVHGSQDSAFAAGLPLGLVLPRHLAIPHDIRDQL; encoded by the coding sequence ATGAGCGCCATCGAGGGCCGCGCCACAGCGCGCACGTACGGCAACTGGCGGAAGCCGCGCACCCGCGGCGTCGGCGGGCTCGGCATGTTCCCGACGATGTTCGGGTTCGCCGGGGCCGTGATGGTCATCATCGTCGCCACCAACAAGGGACTCGTCGCCGGGGTGATCACGGCGGCGGTGTTCGCCGGCGTGCTCGCCGCGGTCGCGGTCAAGGACAAGCACGGGGAGTCGGGGATGATCCGGATCATGAACCGCGCGGGCTGGCTGTTCGCCCGCAACCGCGGCGCGCACCTCTACCGCTCGGGGCCGCTGGGCTTCGCGGAGTGGGGCACGGCGCAGCTGCCCGGCCTCGCCGCGGGATCCCGCCTCACCGAGTGGAAGGACTCCTACGGCCGGCCGTTCGCGCTGATCGAGGTGCCGTCGACCAACGACTTCACGGTCGTGCTGGGGGCGGAGCCCGACGGATCCGCGCTGGTGGATCAGGAGCAGGTCGACATCTGGGTGGCCGAGTGGGGCTCCTGGCTCGAGGCGCTCGCCGACGAGCCCGGCCTCGTGGCCGCATCCGTCACGCTCGAGACCGCGCCGGACACCGGCACGCGGCTCGCGTCCGAGGTGCTCGGGCGCATCGACGACCGCGGGTCCGCGTTCTCCAAGAGCGTGCTGCGCAAGATCGTGGCCACCTACCCGGCGGGCGCCGCGACCATCAAGGCGTACGTCGCCATCACCTTCGCGGGCGCCGCGCGCACCGGTGCGGCACGACGCAGCCCCGAGGAGATGGGCCGCGAGCTCGCCTACCGGCTGCCCGGCCTCACCTCGGGCCTGTCCTCCACCGGCGCGGGAGCCGCCCGGCCGCTCACGGCGCAGGACCTGTGCGAGGTGGTGCGGATCGCCTACGACCCGGCCGCCGCGATCCTCATCGACCAGGCGAACTCCGCCGGGCAGGCCACCGAGCTGTACTGGCCGGAGGTCGGGCCGACCGCGCACCAGGCCGCATGGGACTCCTACCGGCACGACTCGGCGCTCTCGGTGTCCTGGATGATGTCGCAGGCCCCGCGCGGCAACGTGGGCGAGTCGATCCTGTCGCGCCTGCTCGCGCCGCACCGGCACATCGCCCGCAAGCGCGTGACGATGCTCTACCGGCCCATCGACCCGGCGCGCGCCGCCGCCATCGTCGAGGCCGACAAACGCGACGCCGAGTTCCTCGTCGGGTCCACCAAGAACCCCACCGGCCGGTCGCGCAAGGACGTCATCGCGGCGTTCGCGAACGAGTCGGAGGAGTCGGGCGGAGCGGGACTCGTGAACTTCGGGATGGTCGTGACCGCGACCGTGCAGGATCCCGCGACCATCGAGGACGCGCGCGCCGCCGTCGACAGCCTCTCCGCGCAGGCCCGCATCCGCCTCCGCGTGGTGCACGGCTCGCAGGACTCCGCGTTCGCCGCCGGCCTGCCGCTCGGCCTGGTGCTGCCGCGGCACCTCGCCATCCCGCACGACATCCGGGACCAGCTGTGA